The following DNA comes from Janthinobacterium sp. TB1-E2.
GGGGATGCCGGACATGGATGGCTACGAAGCGGCGCGCCAGATCCGCCAGCGCGCGCACGGGCGCGACGTGCTGATGATCGCCCTGACAGGCTGGGGCCAGGGCGAAGCGCGCGCACGGACCGAGCAAGCCGGTTTCGACCATCACCTGACGAAACCGGTGGACTTCGACGCCATCGCCGCCCTGCTGGAACAGCACCTGGCGCAGCGGACGGCGGCCGCTACGCAGACGCAGTAGCGATTACTTCCACTTGCCGCGCAATTCCTGCACCTTCTGTTGCAGCAACTCCGGCGTGGCGGCCTCGGGCGCCACGGGTACGCCGACGGCCAGTGACAGACGCGAGCGCAGGCCCGCCTTGAAGGCGCGCTCGAACAAATGGCCATTGCGATGGCTCAACAAATGTCCCCACAAGCCGCGCAGCGCCAGCGGAATCACGGGCACCTTGCTGCGCTCGACGATTTTGGCGATGCCCCCCTTGAATTCGCTGATCTGTCCCGTGCGCGTCAGCTTGCCTTCGGGGAAGATGCACACGAGCTCGCCCTCGTGCAGCGCTTGCGCGATATCGATGAAAGCCTTTTCCATCAGGAAAGGATCTTCCTTGGCGGGCGCAATGGGGATCGCCTTGGCCGTGCGGAAAATCCAGCCCATCAGCGGCATCTTGAAGATGCGGTGGTCCATGACGAAACGGATGGGGCGGGGGCTGGCCGCCATAATGACGATGGCGTCCACATAGCTCACATGGTTGCACACCAGCACGGCTGCCCCTTCCGTCGGGATGCGCTCGCCATCGACGACTTTGACACGGTGCACGGTCTGGATGAGTATCCATGCGAGGAAGCGCATGAGGAATTCCGGCACCAGCGAGAAGATGTAGGCGGCCACCAGCGCATTGAGGATCGCCGTGACGAGGAACAGTTCGGGGATGGTAAAGCCCTTGCCCAGCAGCACGATGGCCACGCCGGCGGCCGCCACCATGAACAGGGCGTTGAGAATATTCATGCCGGCGATCGTGCGCGAAATGTGTTTCGGGTCGCAGCGCGTCTGGATCAGGGCGAACAGGGGCACGATGAAGAAACCGCCGAAGACGCCGATCATGACGATGTCGATCAGAATACGCGGCACGCCCGCCTGGCTAACGAACGCCAGCGCATCGACCACTTGCGTATTCGCATACGCATTGCTGGCGAAATACAGGTCGATGCCGAACAGCGACAGGCCGATGGAGCCGAACGGCACCAGGCCGATCTCGATCTTGTGGCCGGACAACCTTTCACACAGCAGGGAGCCCGTGCCGATGCCGACGGAAAACACGGTCAGCAGCAGCACGAACACGCTGTGGTCGCCATGCAGGAAGTCCTTCGAGTAGACGGGAAACTGGGCCAGGATCAGCGCGCCGTAAAACCAGAACCACGAATTGCCCAGCATGGCCAGGAAAACGGGACGGTTCTTGCGCGAAAAATTCAGATTGCGGAACGATTCGGCGACAAAATTCAGGCTCACCGTCAAGTCCGGCTCGGGCGCGGGCGTGCGCGGCACGCGGTAGCTGGCGATCAGGCCGAACACGGCCACGGCAATCGTCGCGCCGGCCACCAATTCCACGCCCAGCGGCTTGTGCACGATCAGCACGGCGCCGAGGATTTCACCCAGCAAGATGCCGACAAACGTGCCCATCTCGATCAGGCCATTGCCGCCGACCAATTCCTCGGGTTTCAGTTGCTGCGGCAGGTAGGCATACTTGACGGGGCCGAACAGGGTCGAATGTAC
Coding sequences within:
- a CDS encoding MFS transporter — translated: MSQSSQFSLLSQRRFGPFFWTQFFGAFNDNLFKTALMVILAYDALSWTTLDPSTITNLIPGLFILPYVVFSATAGQLADKFEKAGLARFVKWMELAIMAVAAAGWMTHTLWLLVAAVVGMGVHSTLFGPVKYAYLPQQLKPEELVGGNGLIEMGTFVGILLGEILGAVLIVHKPLGVELVAGATIAVAVFGLIASYRVPRTPAPEPDLTVSLNFVAESFRNLNFSRKNRPVFLAMLGNSWFWFYGALILAQFPVYSKDFLHGDHSVFVLLLTVFSVGIGTGSLLCERLSGHKIEIGLVPFGSIGLSLFGIDLYFASNAYANTQVVDALAFVSQAGVPRILIDIVMIGVFGGFFIVPLFALIQTRCDPKHISRTIAGMNILNALFMVAAAGVAIVLLGKGFTIPELFLVTAILNALVAAYIFSLVPEFLMRFLAWILIQTVHRVKVVDGERIPTEGAAVLVCNHVSYVDAIVIMAASPRPIRFVMDHRIFKMPLMGWIFRTAKAIPIAPAKEDPFLMEKAFIDIAQALHEGELVCIFPEGKLTRTGQISEFKGGIAKIVERSKVPVIPLALRGLWGHLLSHRNGHLFERAFKAGLRSRLSLAVGVPVAPEAATPELLQQKVQELRGKWK